The genomic interval ATCAAACAATGATCTGGTGTCAGCATACGTTGAAAAAACGTTACCCAACACTGGGACAAAACAGATAAACAGTAATAATATGCATTTTTTTTTCATGATAATCAGATGGATATGGCAAAAATATAGGCAAGTTGTGCACGTCCCCATTGAATGATATGCTCAATGGTTGAGGTTTCAATTCCCATAGATGTGCCGATTTTTCGGATAATTTTTTCTTCTTTTGGATGAAACTCACCATCTGAGATGGCAACAGACGTACAATCTTTCAGAATGTCATTTGCTTTTTGTGCGTCAATGGTTGTAATTTTCTCAATTTTCACTTTCTTTGTTCCCTGAGTGTACTGTTCTAATTCTTCAAATTGAACAGAACTTTTGGTAAAAAAATCAAAAATCGTTCTTAAATATTTTATTTCAGCATCATCAATCCGGCCATCCGCAACAATTATTGCTACAACAGCTTTTGCATACCAGAATTGCTCTTCCTGATTCATGTCGTTAAACAATCTTCGATTCATGTAACCCCTGATCATGGTTTGAATTAATACTAAATGACACTTTGCATAATCGTTTCATAGACACAAGCCTTTTATAGGAAAGATCTTCTAAATTATCACTTACTTAGTCAAAAAGTTTGCACTCTTAATAAAAAATAGATAGGTTTCAGTTTGCTTGGTTTATTGAATCGATAATAATAATTTTTACAGAGAGGGTTTATGTTTGAAATGGAAGTTTTGGCCACTGTTTTTGTTATTGGAGCGATTTATTTTATGGCTTTTTATGTGGCAGAATTGATCCTTATCAAGGATAAGGGATCACATTAATCTCTATGTCTCAGACTCTTCTAAAAAGTTTTTTTCTGTGCAGTCTCTATGCCTTGTGGGGCTGCACCCCTTCTGTTGCACCCCAATTATTTCTTTCGCCATCGTTTATCAGTGATTCTGTCCCGGCAGTCACACAGGCTTCCGGGAAAATTTCCATCAAGAATGGTGATTCTCGCCAAAGTGGTGACCTGCTTTTGACTATTGACAATGAACACCAACTCCGAATGCGGATTCTGGCTCCATTGCTGGGTAGCCAGTTGTACGAAATCAGGATGAATGATGAACAAATGATGATTCTTGATTACCAACATAGGGAATATTTTTTGGGCGAAAATACGCCGTCTGTTCGAAAAATATGGCTGGGAGTCGATCTCAGGATGGCTGAAGTGGGTTGGTGGATTTGGGGACGGATTTCTTCACGACAATTTGAGGAATGGTCAGGACACAAAACCACTTCTGGTGTGATCCTGACCAAAGAACAGGAAACCTATGAGATTGAGTTTCGTGACAATCAGTTGCCCTATAAAATCATAAAGAAAGAAAACCAGATCACAATATTTGAAATTACCATAATGGAATATCAGAATATCGACCATTTTAGGGTTCCTTATAAAATAAATATTCTGGATCTTCAGGAAAATAATCAGCTCAGAATTGTCCTGACTGAACTATCGGCGTCATCGG from SAR324 cluster bacterium carries:
- a CDS encoding DUF4292 domain-containing protein, with product MSQTLLKSFFLCSLYALWGCTPSVAPQLFLSPSFISDSVPAVTQASGKISIKNGDSRQSGDLLLTIDNEHQLRMRILAPLLGSQLYEIRMNDEQMMILDYQHREYFLGENTPSVRKIWLGVDLRMAEVGWWIWGRISSRQFEEWSGHKTTSGVILTKEQETYEIEFRDNQLPYKIIKKENQITIFEITIMEYQNIDHFRVPYKINILDLQENNQLRIVLTELSASSETLNLDFDPPASMRPLVTAFGDDS
- a CDS encoding TerB family tellurite resistance protein, producing the protein MNRRLFNDMNQEEQFWYAKAVVAIIVADGRIDDAEIKYLRTIFDFFTKSSVQFEELEQYTQGTKKVKIEKITTIDAQKANDILKDCTSVAISDGEFHPKEEKIIRKIGTSMGIETSTIEHIIQWGRAQLAYIFAISI